The genomic region AACATGATTTCCTGACATAACAACAATAATTTGATCTGCCTTCGTTATTTTACGAGCTTCTTGAATATGGTGTAAATGACCATAATGGAATGGATTATATTCAGTTATTAAACCAACTATTTTCATATGTTACCTCTCGTTGTTTTTATTATTTTAAAAATGGTAGAAACAATTAGTATAGCAAAAGCTATCGCACCACTAATTCCTAATGTTTCAATCAAAGCATTACTAAATAAATAAGTATCTCCTAAAACACAATAATACATTGTTTGATAAATCCCTTTTCCTGGAACTAATGTAAAACATCCTACTATTAAAAATATAGTAGCTGGAGCATGAAAGCATCTAGCCATAATTTCACTAAATAAACTTACAAAACACATGGCAACAAAAGTTTGAATAACAGGGCTATTCAAT from Tannockella kyphosi harbors:
- a CDS encoding threonine/serine exporter family protein, which translates into the protein MEIIIQCIGAFIGCLGFAFVFRIHHNIHFALLGSLAGTAGWFIYTSMNSLNSPVIQTFVAMCFVSLFSEIMARCFHAPATIFLIVGCFTLVPGKGIYQTMYYCVLGDTYLFSNALIETLGISGAIAFAILIVSTIFKIIKTTRGNI